One stretch of Micromonospora echinospora DNA includes these proteins:
- a CDS encoding DUF2470 domain-containing protein, with product MRPSPAEIVRTLVAGRLPALVHLARQPGPHQVRHAVDPDGRVLLLVPVVSDLAAALVPPGDTDVATVLDVLDLPPTAGAPSLGRAWVSGWAARLDGDEARRAAVDFAATEPTGDLLDVGRRFHLHRFEVAEARWERAGRVRRIDPEAFAEAEPDPLHPVEAALLADLADHHAEQVGDYLRRRLDLPGDRTPRVVRIDRYGLLVADGRPGATRRARIAFARPVADVAELSRLLHPMLCPQAAA from the coding sequence ATGCGGCCCAGCCCGGCGGAGATCGTGCGTACCCTGGTCGCGGGCCGGTTGCCCGCCCTCGTCCACCTGGCCCGGCAGCCCGGTCCGCATCAGGTCCGGCACGCCGTCGACCCGGACGGGCGGGTGCTGCTGCTCGTACCGGTGGTCAGCGACCTGGCCGCCGCGCTCGTGCCGCCGGGCGACACCGACGTGGCCACCGTGCTCGACGTGCTGGACCTGCCGCCGACCGCCGGCGCGCCCTCGCTCGGCCGGGCCTGGGTGTCCGGCTGGGCGGCCCGCCTCGACGGGGACGAGGCGCGCCGGGCCGCTGTCGACTTCGCCGCCACCGAACCCACCGGCGACCTGCTCGACGTGGGCCGCCGGTTCCACCTGCACCGCTTCGAGGTGGCCGAGGCCCGCTGGGAGCGCGCCGGGCGGGTGCGGCGCATCGACCCGGAGGCGTTCGCCGAGGCCGAGCCGGACCCGCTGCACCCGGTCGAGGCCGCCCTGCTGGCCGACCTGGCCGACCACCACGCCGAGCAGGTCGGTGACTATCTGCGGCGGCGGCTGGACCTGCCCGGCGACCGGACGCCGCGGGTGGTCCGGATCGACAGGTACGGCCTGCTGGTCGCGGACGGGCGGCCCGGCGCGACCCGGCGGGCCCGGATCGCCTTCGCGCGGCCCGTGGCCGACGTGGCGGAGCTGTCCCGCCTGCTGCACCCGATGCTGTGCCCCCAGGCCGCGGCCTGA
- a CDS encoding ABC transporter ATP-binding protein, with translation MSTTTGENTETAETTWQTLRRGLALSPELRTGLAGTIALALVYMVGRVAVPVAVQRGIDHGIVDGLDLDVISLTVAITAGVLVVTTICGYLMMRRLFTVSETALAGVRTRAFRHVHDLSMLHQQSERRGSLVSRVTSDVDQITQFLQWGGVILLVNLGQLLVTTAVMLAYSWQLTLVVLVAFAPAVLVIRQLQRRLAGAYGLVRQRTGTLLGAIGESVVGAPVIRAYGIAGRTARRLDTAIDGQRVAQQRAIRISIMGSSVGELAAGLALAGVVVVGVSLGVDGTLSIGQLTAFLFLVTLFIQPVQIATEVLNEAQNAIAGWRRVLDVLDVAPDVADPGEQGRDLPAGPLDVRFAGVTFAYPGGPPVLHDVTLDIPAKSRVAVVGETGSGKTTFAKLLTRLMDPSEGAVLLSGVDLRQVRFDSLRARVVMVPQDGFLFDATVGENVRFARPDLTDERLTAAFGELGLADWLDGLPSGLDTPVGERGEALSVGERQLVALARAYVADPDLLVLDEATSAVDPATEVRLQRTLDAVTRGRTTLAIAHRLSTAQAADEVIVVDRGRIVQRGPHEELVRDTDSVYALLYASWLEQTR, from the coding sequence GTGAGTACGACCACGGGGGAGAACACCGAGACCGCCGAGACCACCTGGCAGACGCTGCGGCGCGGGCTGGCGCTCTCCCCGGAGCTGCGCACCGGTCTCGCCGGCACGATCGCGCTGGCGCTTGTCTACATGGTCGGCCGGGTCGCGGTGCCGGTGGCGGTGCAGCGCGGCATCGACCACGGCATCGTCGACGGGCTCGACCTGGACGTCATCTCGCTCACCGTGGCGATCACCGCCGGGGTGCTGGTCGTCACCACCATCTGTGGCTACCTGATGATGCGCCGGCTGTTCACTGTGAGCGAGACGGCCCTGGCCGGCGTGCGTACGCGGGCGTTCCGGCACGTGCACGACCTGTCGATGCTGCACCAGCAGTCCGAGCGGCGCGGCTCGCTGGTCTCCCGGGTCACCAGCGACGTCGACCAGATCACCCAGTTCCTCCAGTGGGGCGGCGTGATCCTCCTCGTCAACCTGGGCCAGCTGCTGGTGACCACAGCGGTGATGCTCGCGTACTCCTGGCAGTTGACGCTCGTGGTGCTCGTCGCGTTCGCGCCGGCGGTGCTGGTGATCCGGCAGTTGCAGCGCCGCCTCGCCGGGGCGTACGGGCTGGTGCGGCAGCGCACCGGCACGCTGCTCGGCGCGATCGGCGAGAGCGTGGTGGGCGCGCCGGTGATCCGGGCGTACGGGATCGCCGGGCGCACCGCGCGGCGGCTGGACACGGCGATCGACGGCCAGCGGGTGGCCCAGCAGCGGGCGATCCGGATCAGCATCATGGGCAGCTCGGTGGGGGAGCTGGCGGCCGGGCTGGCGCTGGCCGGCGTGGTGGTGGTCGGGGTGAGCCTCGGCGTCGACGGCACGCTGTCGATCGGCCAGCTCACCGCGTTCCTGTTCCTGGTCACGCTCTTCATCCAGCCGGTGCAGATCGCCACCGAGGTGCTCAACGAGGCGCAGAACGCGATCGCCGGCTGGCGCCGGGTGCTGGACGTGCTGGACGTCGCGCCGGACGTGGCCGATCCGGGCGAGCAGGGGCGGGACCTGCCCGCCGGCCCGCTCGACGTCCGGTTCGCCGGTGTGACGTTCGCCTATCCGGGCGGCCCGCCGGTGCTGCACGACGTCACGCTCGACATCCCGGCGAAGAGCCGGGTGGCGGTGGTGGGCGAGACCGGCAGCGGCAAGACCACGTTCGCCAAGCTGCTCACCCGGCTGATGGACCCGAGCGAGGGCGCGGTGCTGCTCTCCGGGGTCGACCTGCGGCAGGTGCGCTTCGACTCGCTGCGCGCCCGGGTGGTGATGGTGCCGCAGGACGGCTTCCTGTTCGACGCCACGGTCGGCGAGAACGTCCGCTTCGCCCGCCCCGACCTGACCGACGAGCGGCTCACCGCCGCCTTCGGCGAGCTGGGCCTGGCCGACTGGCTGGACGGGCTGCCGTCCGGCCTGGACACGCCGGTCGGGGAACGCGGGGAGGCGCTCAGCGTCGGCGAGCGGCAGCTCGTGGCGCTGGCCCGCGCGTACGTCGCCGACCCGGACCTGCTGGTGCTCGACGAGGCGACGAGCGCTGTCGACCCGGCCACCGAGGTACGCCTGCAACGGACGCTCGACGCGGTGACCCGGGGGCGGACCACGCTCGCCATCGCGCACCGGCTCTCCACCGCGCAGGCGGCCGACGAGGTGATCGTGGTGGACCGGGGCCGGATCGTGCAGCGCGGCCCGCACGAGGAGCTGGTCCGCGACACCGACTCGGTCTACGCGCTGCTGTACGCCTCCTGGCTGGAGCAGACCCGCTGA
- a CDS encoding ABC transporter ATP-binding protein has translation MRLTAGESVASGTSRDVLGRGLRVLGQAIREQPRIFAVAVSGSVLFGLLVIASAYVVGGVVGNVVVPAVEHGEVARGALALAATALFGISVLRVVGIFARRLGAGYMQYRLQAAYRRRVTRRYLELPLAWHHRNSTGTLLSNANSDVEAAWYPIAPMPFAVGTLVMLVGAVASLFFTDWALALVGLAVFPALFALNVVYSRRMAPRQARAQRLRAEVSGIAHESFDGALVVKTMGREAQETARFGARAGDLRDALISVGRLRGVFDPMLETLPSLGTLAVLVVGAIRLRQGAITVTELVSVAFLFTVLAFPVRAIGWVLAELPRSVAGWDRVRRVLDATGEMPYGTRTLDPATRTPATLAFHDVHFAYEPAEAHLPGAQVLGAVTFTVPAGKTVALVGPTGAGKSTIASLAVRLVDPGAGRVTLEGVDVRELTAASLAGNVALVAQVPFVFDDTVRANIALDRAGIGDDEVWAALRLAEADGFVAALPDGLDTMVGERGTSLSGGQRQRLTLARALAGRPRLLVLDDATSAVDPRVEAAILAGLRAPADGGAPASILVVAYRRATIALADEVIYVEQGRVVARGTHTELLATVPGYADLVTAYEQAEQEREQKQTYDEVTPMTSGLEIEVDR, from the coding sequence ATGCGGCTTACGGCGGGGGAGAGCGTGGCGAGCGGGACAAGTCGGGACGTCCTCGGCAGAGGGCTACGGGTGCTGGGCCAGGCCATCCGGGAACAGCCGCGGATCTTCGCGGTGGCAGTCAGCGGCAGCGTGCTCTTCGGCCTCCTGGTGATCGCCAGCGCGTACGTGGTCGGCGGGGTGGTCGGCAATGTCGTCGTGCCGGCGGTCGAGCACGGCGAGGTGGCCCGCGGGGCCTTGGCGCTGGCCGCGACGGCGCTGTTCGGCATCAGCGTGCTGCGGGTCGTCGGCATCTTCGCCCGGCGGCTCGGCGCCGGCTACATGCAGTACCGGCTCCAGGCCGCCTACCGCCGCCGGGTCACCCGCCGCTACCTGGAGCTGCCGCTGGCCTGGCACCACCGCAACTCCACCGGCACGCTGCTGTCGAACGCGAACTCCGACGTGGAGGCCGCCTGGTACCCGATCGCGCCCATGCCGTTCGCGGTCGGCACGCTGGTGATGCTGGTCGGCGCGGTGGCCTCGCTGTTCTTCACCGACTGGGCGCTGGCCCTGGTCGGCCTCGCCGTGTTCCCCGCGCTGTTCGCGCTCAACGTGGTCTACTCCCGCCGGATGGCGCCCCGCCAGGCCCGCGCGCAGCGGCTGCGCGCCGAGGTCAGCGGCATCGCGCACGAGAGCTTCGACGGCGCGCTGGTGGTCAAGACGATGGGCCGCGAGGCGCAGGAGACCGCCCGCTTCGGGGCCCGCGCCGGTGACCTGCGGGACGCGCTGATCTCGGTCGGCCGGCTGCGCGGCGTCTTCGACCCGATGCTGGAGACGCTGCCCAGCCTCGGCACGCTCGCCGTGCTGGTGGTCGGCGCGATCCGGCTGCGGCAGGGCGCGATCACCGTGACCGAGCTGGTCAGCGTCGCCTTCCTGTTCACCGTGCTGGCCTTCCCGGTGCGCGCCATCGGCTGGGTGCTGGCCGAGCTGCCGCGCAGCGTCGCCGGGTGGGACCGGGTCCGCCGCGTGCTCGACGCGACGGGCGAGATGCCGTACGGCACGAGGACGCTCGACCCGGCCACCCGCACACCGGCCACGCTCGCCTTCCACGACGTGCACTTCGCGTACGAGCCGGCCGAGGCGCACCTGCCCGGCGCCCAGGTGCTCGGCGCGGTGACGTTCACCGTGCCGGCCGGGAAGACTGTCGCCCTGGTGGGGCCCACCGGAGCGGGCAAGTCCACGATCGCCTCGCTCGCAGTGCGGCTGGTCGACCCGGGCGCCGGGCGGGTCACGCTGGAGGGCGTGGACGTGCGGGAGCTGACCGCCGCCTCGCTCGCCGGCAACGTGGCGCTCGTGGCGCAGGTGCCGTTCGTCTTCGACGACACGGTCCGGGCCAACATCGCGCTGGACCGCGCCGGCATCGGCGACGACGAGGTGTGGGCGGCGCTGCGGCTGGCCGAGGCGGACGGCTTCGTGGCCGCGCTGCCGGACGGGCTGGACACCATGGTCGGCGAGCGGGGCACCTCGCTGTCCGGCGGGCAACGCCAGCGGCTGACGCTGGCCCGGGCGCTCGCCGGCCGCCCCCGGCTGCTGGTGCTCGACGACGCCACGAGCGCTGTCGACCCGCGCGTCGAGGCGGCCATCCTGGCCGGGCTGCGCGCCCCCGCCGACGGCGGCGCCCCGGCGTCGATCCTGGTGGTCGCGTACCGCCGGGCCACCATCGCGCTCGCCGACGAGGTGATCTACGTGGAGCAGGGCCGGGTGGTCGCCCGCGGCACCCACACCGAGCTGCTGGCCACCGTGCCTGGCTACGCCGACCTGGTCACCGCGTACGAGCAGGCCGAGCAGGAACGCGAGCAGAAGCAGACGTACGACGAGGTCACGCCGATGACCTCCGGCCTGGAGATCGAGGTTGACCGGTGA
- a CDS encoding TIGR03085 family metal-binding protein codes for MPRYARAEREALADLMLELGPDAPTVNEGWTTRDLAAHLLVRERRPDAAGGILLPPLRGYGESVRRRIAAGPYADLIARVRRPPVWSPVSNPLTDELANGMEFFIHHEDVRRARPGWQPRNLPAGQQAVLWKRVALLARMALRRFPAEVLVQAPGHGELRAGGGGERLRLVGAPGELVLFLTGRQRVARVQVDGPAERAERLRNAELGL; via the coding sequence ATGCCGCGGTACGCCCGAGCGGAGCGCGAGGCGCTCGCCGACCTGATGCTGGAACTGGGACCGGACGCGCCGACCGTCAACGAGGGGTGGACCACCCGCGACCTGGCCGCGCACCTGCTGGTGCGGGAACGCCGGCCGGACGCGGCCGGCGGCATCCTGCTGCCGCCGCTGCGCGGCTACGGCGAGTCGGTGCGCCGGCGGATCGCCGCCGGGCCGTACGCCGACCTGATCGCCCGGGTCCGCCGTCCCCCGGTGTGGAGCCCGGTGAGCAACCCGCTCACCGACGAGCTGGCGAACGGGATGGAGTTCTTCATCCACCACGAGGACGTCCGCCGGGCCCGGCCGGGCTGGCAGCCGCGGAACCTGCCCGCCGGGCAGCAGGCGGTGCTCTGGAAGCGGGTCGCCCTGCTGGCCCGGATGGCGCTGCGGCGCTTCCCGGCCGAGGTGCTGGTGCAGGCACCGGGGCACGGCGAGCTGCGGGCCGGTGGCGGCGGCGAGCGGCTGCGGCTCGTCGGCGCGCCGGGGGAACTCGTGCTGTTCCTCACCGGACGGCAGCGGGTGGCCCGGGTCCAGGTGGACGGCCCGGCCGAACGCGCCGAGCGCCTGCGTAACGCCGAACTGGGCCTGTGA
- a CDS encoding terpene synthase family protein: MRDFALSALHEPPFPSRCHPATDEVAAQSVAWVRGFGLIKDRAGLLRLTGAHASELAGRACPDASPTGLRLLTDLINWLFVVDDACDDDGLGAAPTVLAPTLAALLAVLDRHGDPDAPAPTDAGPMGLALHDLCRRARGRGRPAHLMRLVSQLREYLLALLWEAANRERRRVPGVAEYVQMRRHTGGVRPSFTVTDLARPSLPRPDQRANPALTALDALATDLVCWCNDMFSYGKERGVAPEAHNLVTTIAGETGKDESAALNAAANCFNTALASYAERDAALSAGADEGMRAFLDTRRDWVRATYDWSRAASRYA, encoded by the coding sequence ATGCGGGACTTCGCGCTCTCGGCGTTGCACGAGCCGCCCTTTCCCTCCCGATGTCACCCGGCCACCGACGAGGTGGCCGCGCAGAGCGTCGCCTGGGTGCGCGGGTTCGGCCTGATCAAGGACCGGGCCGGCCTGCTCCGGCTGACCGGGGCCCACGCCTCGGAGCTGGCCGGACGGGCCTGCCCCGATGCCTCCCCGACCGGCCTGCGGCTGCTCACCGACCTGATCAACTGGCTGTTCGTGGTGGACGACGCCTGCGACGACGACGGGCTGGGCGCCGCACCGACAGTGCTCGCGCCCACCCTGGCGGCCCTGCTGGCGGTGCTCGACCGGCACGGTGACCCGGACGCGCCCGCGCCCACCGACGCCGGCCCGATGGGCCTGGCATTGCACGACCTGTGCCGGCGGGCCCGCGGCCGGGGGCGGCCGGCGCACCTGATGCGACTGGTGAGCCAGTTGCGGGAGTACCTGCTGGCGCTGCTCTGGGAGGCCGCGAACCGGGAGCGCCGACGCGTGCCCGGGGTCGCCGAGTACGTGCAGATGCGCCGCCACACCGGAGGCGTACGCCCCAGCTTCACGGTGACCGACCTGGCCCGCCCGTCCCTGCCGCGGCCCGACCAGCGGGCGAACCCGGCGCTCACCGCGCTGGACGCCCTCGCCACCGACCTGGTCTGCTGGTGCAACGACATGTTCTCCTACGGCAAGGAGCGGGGCGTCGCCCCGGAGGCGCACAACCTGGTGACCACCATCGCGGGCGAGACCGGGAAGGACGAGTCGGCGGCGTTGAACGCGGCGGCGAACTGCTTCAACACGGCCCTCGCCTCGTACGCGGAGCGGGACGCGGCGTTGAGCGCCGGGGCCGACGAGGGGATGCGGGCGTTCCTGGACACCCGCCGGGACTGGGTCCGGGCCACCTACGACTGGTCCCGCGCCGCCAGCCGGTACGCCTGA
- a CDS encoding AMP-dependent synthetase/ligase, translating to MALDVPYRSVPDMFLKRVADSPDRQAFAHPAPDDSGPVWLTWEQVGQRAKAIAAGLHGLGVGLENPVAILANTRLDWVLADFGIMCAGGATTTVYPTTEPDEAVFIIADSGSKVLFAENPAQAAKIAGADLPALTHVVLFDGSPDPAAAVPQLTLAELEERGAAALSAEPDLIDMLVGGIGPDHLATLIYTSGTTGRPKGVELLHGGWCWEGVAQAELGLLRTDDLQYLWLPLSHSFGKTLLCGATHVGLPTYVDGRVDKLVDLLGVVRPTLMCGAPRVFEKVYNKAVTTAQGAGGAKAKIFAWGVAVGKEKVALEQAGKPVPAGLRMKYALAEKLVFSKLQARLGGRMRVLVSGAAPLSQEIATFFAAANLPISEGYGLTETSAGAFVNPPDGLKIGSVGRAMGDLECRIDSDGEVLMRGKPVMRGYHNLPEETAAAFTEDGFFRTGDIGTLDSDGYLRITDRKKDLVKTSGGKYVAPSHIEGMFKAVCPYTSQAVVIGQARNYCTMLVTLDPDAIKAWAAGTPLEGSDYTTIVTSPQAREMVEGYVAELNAKLNRWETIKKVSILPRDLTIEDGEVTPSLKIKRRSVETNFASEIDKMYEGTLAEL from the coding sequence ATGGCTCTCGATGTACCGTACCGTTCCGTACCCGACATGTTCCTCAAGCGCGTGGCGGATTCCCCCGACCGGCAGGCGTTCGCCCACCCCGCACCCGACGACTCGGGCCCGGTCTGGCTGACGTGGGAGCAGGTCGGGCAGCGCGCGAAGGCGATCGCCGCCGGGTTGCACGGGCTCGGTGTCGGCCTGGAGAACCCGGTGGCGATCCTGGCCAACACCCGGCTGGACTGGGTGCTGGCCGACTTCGGCATCATGTGCGCCGGCGGGGCCACCACCACCGTCTACCCGACCACCGAGCCCGACGAAGCGGTCTTCATCATCGCCGACTCCGGCTCGAAGGTGCTGTTCGCGGAGAACCCGGCCCAGGCGGCGAAGATCGCCGGGGCGGACCTGCCCGCGCTGACCCACGTGGTGCTCTTCGACGGCTCGCCCGATCCGGCCGCCGCCGTCCCGCAGCTCACCCTGGCCGAACTGGAGGAGCGCGGCGCCGCCGCGTTGAGCGCCGAGCCCGACCTGATCGACATGCTCGTCGGCGGCATCGGCCCGGACCACCTGGCGACGCTCATCTACACCTCGGGCACCACCGGCCGCCCGAAGGGCGTGGAGCTACTGCACGGCGGCTGGTGCTGGGAGGGCGTGGCGCAGGCCGAGCTCGGCCTGCTGCGAACCGACGACCTGCAGTACCTGTGGCTGCCGCTGTCGCACTCGTTCGGCAAGACGCTGCTCTGCGGCGCCACCCACGTCGGCCTGCCCACGTACGTCGACGGCCGGGTGGACAAGCTGGTCGACCTGCTCGGCGTGGTCCGGCCGACGCTGATGTGCGGCGCGCCCCGGGTCTTCGAGAAGGTCTACAACAAGGCGGTCACCACCGCGCAGGGCGCGGGCGGCGCGAAGGCCAAGATCTTCGCGTGGGGCGTCGCGGTCGGCAAGGAGAAGGTGGCGCTGGAGCAGGCAGGCAAGCCGGTGCCGGCCGGGCTGCGGATGAAGTACGCGCTGGCCGAGAAGCTGGTGTTCAGCAAGCTGCAGGCCCGGCTCGGCGGCCGGATGCGGGTGCTGGTCTCCGGCGCGGCGCCGCTGAGCCAGGAGATCGCGACCTTCTTCGCCGCCGCCAACCTGCCCATCTCCGAGGGCTACGGCCTGACCGAGACCAGCGCCGGCGCGTTCGTCAACCCGCCCGACGGGTTGAAGATCGGCAGCGTGGGCCGGGCCATGGGTGACCTGGAGTGCCGGATCGACAGCGACGGCGAGGTCCTCATGCGGGGCAAGCCGGTCATGCGGGGTTACCACAACCTGCCGGAGGAGACCGCCGCCGCGTTCACCGAGGACGGCTTCTTCCGCACCGGTGACATCGGCACGCTCGACTCCGACGGCTACCTGCGCATCACCGACCGGAAGAAGGACCTGGTCAAGACGTCCGGCGGCAAGTACGTCGCGCCGTCGCACATCGAGGGCATGTTCAAGGCGGTCTGCCCGTACACCTCGCAGGCAGTGGTGATCGGCCAGGCGCGCAACTACTGCACCATGCTCGTCACGCTGGACCCGGACGCGATCAAGGCCTGGGCCGCCGGCACCCCGCTGGAGGGCAGCGACTACACCACGATCGTCACCTCGCCGCAGGCGCGGGAGATGGTCGAGGGCTACGTGGCCGAGCTCAACGCCAAGCTCAACCGCTGGGAGACGATCAAGAAGGTGTCGATCCTCCCCCGTGACCTCACCATCGAGGACGGCGAGGTCACGCCGTCGCTGAAGATCAAGCGTCGCAGCGTGGAGACGAACTTCGCCTCCGAGATCGACAAGATGTACGAGGGCACGCTCGCCGAGCTGTAG
- a CDS encoding low temperature requirement protein A has protein sequence MRRSAPGSRTTRLELFYDLVFVFAFLSVTTLTASVLTPVNLYRFLLVLALLWWSWTGFARMGNAFRADQGVLPLVGVVTVAATFLLVLSTPSAFANRGGWLPGPLVFAGCYFVIRTAQLTVFAWADRADPARRRGLRIRFLAPTVATALLVVAGILPGRLAQERFAVGLQLALWTLALLVEYLSGAILGQQWWVVVSAGHWAERHALIVLVALGESLIALGLGPKRGLPLTGPVAVAALLGVVIVATLWWAYFDTLSFALEQALHQARDRAARLRLARTVYTFLHLPMVAGIILFALGLKDLLAEATSPATPAWGPPLGTFWAGILFGGVGLYLLSIAACWWLADRRVRPPLLVTVLLLVAAVPAVAPLHELNALVVLAVLTAAGVAWETRGENGHRRRVRQLALEEQIAAEAEQSHWRQQHL, from the coding sequence GTGCGGCGCAGCGCGCCGGGCTCCCGCACCACCCGCCTGGAGCTCTTCTACGACCTGGTCTTCGTCTTCGCGTTCCTGAGCGTCACCACGCTCACCGCCTCGGTGCTCACGCCGGTCAACCTCTACCGCTTCCTGCTGGTGCTGGCATTGCTCTGGTGGTCGTGGACCGGCTTCGCGCGGATGGGCAACGCCTTCCGCGCCGACCAGGGGGTGCTGCCGCTGGTCGGCGTCGTCACCGTGGCGGCGACGTTCCTGCTCGTGCTCAGCACACCCAGCGCGTTCGCCAACCGCGGCGGCTGGCTGCCCGGGCCGCTCGTCTTCGCCGGGTGCTACTTCGTGATCCGGACGGCCCAGCTCACCGTCTTCGCCTGGGCCGACCGTGCCGACCCGGCCCGGCGCCGGGGGCTGCGGATCCGCTTCCTGGCCCCGACGGTGGCCACGGCGCTGCTGGTCGTCGCCGGCATCCTTCCCGGCCGGCTGGCGCAGGAGCGGTTCGCGGTGGGGCTGCAACTGGCGCTCTGGACGCTGGCGCTGCTCGTCGAATACCTCAGCGGGGCGATCCTGGGCCAGCAGTGGTGGGTGGTCGTCTCGGCCGGGCACTGGGCGGAACGGCACGCGCTGATCGTGCTCGTCGCGCTCGGCGAGTCGCTCATCGCGCTCGGGCTCGGCCCGAAGCGCGGGCTGCCGCTCACCGGCCCGGTCGCGGTCGCCGCGCTGCTCGGCGTGGTGATCGTGGCGACGCTGTGGTGGGCGTACTTCGACACGCTGTCGTTCGCGCTGGAACAGGCGCTGCACCAGGCCCGGGACCGGGCCGCGCGGCTGCGGCTGGCCCGTACCGTCTACACGTTCCTGCACCTGCCGATGGTCGCCGGGATCATCCTCTTCGCCCTCGGCCTCAAGGACCTGCTGGCCGAGGCGACCTCACCGGCGACGCCCGCGTGGGGCCCGCCGCTGGGCACCTTCTGGGCCGGGATCCTGTTCGGCGGCGTCGGGCTCTACCTGCTCAGCATCGCCGCGTGCTGGTGGCTGGCGGACCGCCGGGTGCGGCCGCCGCTGCTGGTGACGGTGCTGCTGCTCGTCGCCGCCGTCCCGGCCGTCGCCCCGCTGCACGAGCTGAACGCGCTCGTCGTGCTGGCGGTGCTCACCGCCGCGGGCGTGGCCTGGGAGACCCGGGGCGAGAACGGTCACCGGCGCCGGGTACGCCAGCTCGCGCTGGAGGAGCAGATCGCCGCCGAGGCCGAGCAGAGCCATTGGCGGCAGCAGCACCTCTGA
- a CDS encoding PLP-dependent aminotransferase family protein → MTSQVRGVQLARLLGQWHALPGRRRSPDYAALAAAVRGLLADGRLPLGVRLPAERELAEALRISRTTVTAAYRELRESGHLASRRGAGSWTMLPGGHRVASTGLWTPLDDRDMIDLGVAALSAPPQLVPAARAAAEDLPRYLGGAGYHPTGIIELREAVARGYTERGLPTSPEQIMVTSGTQHALDLVLRLALSPGGAVLVESPTYPNALAALSARRARIATHGLSDEGWDAELLLGSIRQTRPKLAYVIPEFHNPTGHLMAADLRERLVGAAHAAGTDLVVDESFVDLPLDDTPLPPPVAVFDRHSRVISIGGMSKPYWGGLRIGWVRASAPQVQRLAAARVGVDMASPVLDQLVAVHLLAEAPAIVAARRAQLAAQRDALVAALAEQLPDWRVTVPRGGVTLWAELDGPISSALARAAEEVGVRLAPGPRFGLDGTLERFLRLPFTLPAEELVEAVGRLAAVRYDLDRAGRPQWREAGVIA, encoded by the coding sequence ATGACCAGCCAGGTGCGCGGCGTCCAATTGGCGCGACTCCTCGGCCAGTGGCACGCATTGCCGGGCCGCCGGCGGAGCCCCGACTACGCCGCGCTCGCCGCCGCCGTCCGGGGCCTGCTCGCCGACGGCCGGCTGCCGCTGGGGGTACGCCTGCCGGCCGAGCGGGAACTGGCCGAGGCGCTGCGGATCAGCCGGACCACTGTCACCGCCGCGTACCGGGAACTGCGGGAGAGCGGCCACCTGGCCAGCCGCCGGGGCGCCGGGAGCTGGACCATGCTGCCCGGCGGCCACCGGGTGGCCAGCACCGGGCTGTGGACGCCGCTGGACGACCGCGACATGATCGACCTCGGCGTGGCCGCGCTGTCCGCGCCGCCGCAGCTCGTCCCGGCCGCCCGGGCGGCCGCCGAGGACCTGCCCCGCTACCTGGGCGGCGCCGGCTACCACCCGACCGGCATCATCGAGCTGCGGGAGGCGGTGGCCCGCGGGTACACCGAGCGCGGTCTGCCCACCAGCCCGGAGCAGATCATGGTCACCAGCGGCACCCAGCACGCGCTGGACCTGGTGCTGCGGCTGGCCCTGTCGCCCGGCGGCGCGGTGCTCGTCGAGTCACCCACCTACCCCAACGCCCTGGCCGCGCTGTCCGCCCGGCGGGCCCGGATCGCCACCCACGGCCTGTCCGACGAGGGCTGGGACGCCGAGCTGCTGCTCGGCAGCATCCGGCAGACCCGGCCGAAGCTCGCGTACGTGATCCCGGAGTTCCACAACCCGACCGGTCACCTGATGGCGGCCGACCTGCGCGAACGGCTGGTCGGCGCGGCCCACGCGGCCGGCACCGACCTCGTCGTCGACGAGTCCTTCGTCGACCTGCCGCTGGACGACACCCCGCTGCCGCCACCCGTGGCGGTCTTCGACAGGCACTCCCGGGTGATCAGCATCGGCGGGATGAGCAAGCCCTACTGGGGCGGGCTGCGGATCGGCTGGGTCCGCGCCTCCGCGCCCCAGGTGCAGCGGCTGGCCGCGGCCCGGGTCGGGGTGGACATGGCCAGCCCGGTGCTCGACCAGCTCGTCGCCGTGCACCTGCTCGCCGAGGCGCCCGCCATCGTGGCCGCCCGCCGCGCCCAGCTCGCCGCCCAGCGGGACGCCCTGGTCGCGGCGCTCGCCGAGCAGCTGCCCGACTGGCGGGTCACGGTGCCGCGCGGCGGCGTGACGCTCTGGGCCGAGCTGGACGGCCCGATCTCCAGCGCGCTGGCCCGGGCCGCCGAGGAAGTCGGCGTACGGCTGGCGCCCGGACCCCGGTTCGGCCTGGACGGGACGCTTGAGCGCTTCCTGCGTCTGCCCTTCACCCTGCCCGCCGAGGAGCTGGTGGAGGCGGTGGGCCGGCTCGCCGCGGTGCGCTACGACCTGGACCGGGCCGGCCGCCCGCAGTGGCGCGAGGCCGGCGTCATCGCCTGA